The sequence TTTTCTCTGAGGTTGGAAAATCATCTGAAATGTCTTTAGATACCAAATTCATTATTATATCTGTAGATTGCTAATTCGGTGTTGGATAAAAATCCTGAGATAATTATAGGTGATGATTTAACACCAGTTCAAATTAAATTTGAACAAAACAATCCCAACATTGTTTTATGTTCAAAACCATTTCATAAAATTGAATTTCTTAACAGATTAATCAATTCAACTGAAGATCCAATAATTTTCATCGACATGGATTTGCTATACACTGGATATGTAGAATCTAAAATGATTCAAAAAAAAGAAAATCTAACAATATTTTGCCCAAATAAAACAGATTGGGATGAGAAACTATCAGAAATTATTTCCAAAGTATCAAAAGATAGATTTTTGGTAATTATTGACTCCTTTAATGGAATCTATAATTTGTTTGATGATTTAGAATCGGCCATATTCATTAATTCATGTATAATGCTACTGGCATCAATTGGAAATCATGTAAATTCATCTGTTGTGATAACTGGAATGGCACGAAAAAAAGAAAATGATGGTTGGATTCTTTCACCAGGTGGAAGACACATCATTAAATCAGAAAAAACATGTGTTTATTTTCTCAAGAAAACTGAAAATAACTTGATAATTAGCACATTAGATCAAACAGATGGGAAAAAATAAAGATCAAAGATTGCGATCAAAATTAAAACGCCGTTATAAAATATCAAACGCCGTTATACGGTGATATTTTTAGGTAAATTATATAAAGATCAAATCGACAATTAATTTCGTTATGCCAGTAGGAATTATTCCAGACATCAGCGAACAAATGTGTATCGGATGCGCACTATGTGTAGAAATCTGTACCACACTTGGACCAGATGTCCTTAGAGTAAAACCAGTTGAAGGCTGGAAAAGAGGTAAAGCATTTGTCTTCTACCCAGAAAGATGTATTTCAGATGGTGCATGCATCGGTGTATGCCCAACAAAAGCAATCTTTTGGATGCGACCAATGGACTTTACAGTTGGACAACCAGTTCCACTCTACAAGAACTCAGTCTTCGTCAAAGGTTGGACTGAATTAATCGATTAGATTAGTTCGTCAAATTTTAATTTCTTTTTATTATTTTAAATTTAAACAGCACTTGCTGATTCATCTTTGATTTTAGGTTTTTTCTTTAACCAAAACATGGCTATAAGGAACATTACACCTGGAACAAGAATAATCAATAGCATTAATTCGTAATACGTTGTTAGTCTTTGAGCTGGTTTTGTGTGATAAGTTTCATGAGATGTTTTTTCAGGATTATCATAAACTGCTGTAGTAAAATCAACAGAGCGTTGTTCTTTACTTTCAACATTTCCAAATACAGTGACACTTTCCTCAGCAAAAATTGAGGGTGATTGAATTCCTTCTATTCTTACTATGATAGATCCAGATTCACTAAAAATAAAATTTCTGTAATCTCCACCAATTTGACTTAGTCCTTCATCTCTAAAAATTTCTTGTCCATTTTGAAATATTACAAAACTGTATTTCATTTCTGCAAGGTTAGAATTTGTTTGTGGATCATAGAATTGATAGACAAATTGAATTTTTTCATGAGTTTTAATAACTGGAGGATCCCATGATAGATTTACCTCTATGTTTCTATCTGGTGTATATTGCAACAAAGGAAATTTTAATTTTTTGCCAGTTGCATCGTGTGGATAATCAGGAATTTGTTTTTCTACAATTAAAATTCCTTCCATCCATGGATGAATTGTACAATAATAAGAAAACGTACCAGAATCCTCAAACGTGTATGACCATGATTCACCTGGCATAAATCTACCACTATCAAAAATTCCATTTGATTTTCCAAAGTTATCACTCATCCAACCAAACCTTCCTGAACCTTCCCCACTGGTAACAGTATGACCTTCTTTGTCATCATTATACCAAGTTACAGTATCACCTACTGTAACAAACAGTTGAGGCGGATCATACCATACTTCAGCCACTGTATTTAGTTCTGGATTGTATGCCCCTACTGGAATATCAATAATGTATTCTTCAGCATATGCAAAAGATGTAGAAGTCAAAATCACTAAAAATAAAGAATACAGTAAAAATTTCATATTTTATAGCCGAAATTCAGATAATTAAAAACTAGAGGTCATTTTCAATATTGCAAGTGATTATCAATTCAAAGAATTACTATAGGCACAATATATTCAAAAAGAGTGATATTCGTATAAAGAAAACATAGAACAAAAATGGCTATTTCATTTAATCTTAGTAAAAAATTCATTTTTCTGATAATGATTGTATCATTTGTTGCTCTTTCAATTACAGGGTTTCTAAGCTTCTATTATGCAGATCAAATTCTAGGAGAAAGAGTAGGTGATCAATTACTAGGAGAATCCACTGTAAGAGGTGACACACTAAGGTTACTTTTTGAATCAAGAATTGAACAAAATAAAATTCTTGCAAATGATCCTATGATTCAGTTATTAGTTTCGGAAATGAATCAAATTCCTAAAGACAAACTAAAAGAATCT comes from Nitrosopumilus oxyclinae and encodes:
- a CDS encoding ATP-binding protein, whose translation is MPVGIIPDISEQMCIGCALCVEICTTLGPDVLRVKPVEGWKRGKAFVFYPERCISDGACIGVCPTKAIFWMRPMDFTVGQPVPLYKNSVFVKGWTELID
- a CDS encoding cupredoxin domain-containing protein, with the translated sequence MKFLLYSLFLVILTSTSFAYAEEYIIDIPVGAYNPELNTVAEVWYDPPQLFVTVGDTVTWYNDDKEGHTVTSGEGSGRFGWMSDNFGKSNGIFDSGRFMPGESWSYTFEDSGTFSYYCTIHPWMEGILIVEKQIPDYPHDATGKKLKFPLLQYTPDRNIEVNLSWDPPVIKTHEKIQFVYQFYDPQTNSNLAEMKYSFVIFQNGQEIFRDEGLSQIGGDYRNFIFSESGSIIVRIEGIQSPSIFAEESVTVFGNVESKEQRSVDFTTAVYDNPEKTSHETYHTKPAQRLTTYYELMLLIILVPGVMFLIAMFWLKKKPKIKDESASAV